A stretch of the Lolium perenne isolate Kyuss_39 chromosome 3, Kyuss_2.0, whole genome shotgun sequence genome encodes the following:
- the LOC127345911 gene encoding phospholipase A1-Igamma1, chloroplastic → MSTMSCSSNLSLAGTRTVLPPCRPAAPLPSQHLTSRRRRSSSRLVITSALSTDEAKAPAKEKPASVIGDMERGTLAEESGRSDGQLTSRWREIHGSNNWEGLLDPIDTVLRGELIRYGEFAQACYDSFDYDRFSRYCGTCKYPPKRFFEDVGLAGVGYDVTRYIYATSHVHLPNFSIAKHNPLDDRMWSETATFIGFIAVSSDEETARIGRRDIAVAWRGTVTKLEWVEDVSAFLRPIGQYGIPCEDPRVKVEAGFADLYTGKDPSCKFCKYSAREQVLAEVRKLVELYAGKGEEVSVTVTGHSLGSAMAMLSAYDIAETGANVSPSADVKAPVCVYSFSGPRVGNTWFGERFERELGIKALRILNVHDTVPKVPGILTEAFVPMPLLRLADALGLPSVYSHIGVLLALDHEVSPFLKRTFDLACYHNLEAHLHLLDGYTGRGKEFQLGGRDPALVNKAADFLKDEHMVPAGWRQELNKGMVRTDEGKWTLPHRPRDVEEHPDDTDLHLAQLGLAVAAAAT, encoded by the coding sequence ATGTCGACCATGTCGTGCTCCTCTAACCTCTCGCTCGCCGGCACCCGGACTGTGCTGCCTCCGTGCCGGCCGGCGGCGCCACTGCCCTCGCAGCACTTGACCAGCCGTCGACGACGCTCGTCGTCCCGGCTGGTGATCACCTCGGCGCTGTCGACCGACGAAGCAAAAGCACCAGCCAAAGAGAAGCCGGCGTCCGTCATCGGCGACATGGAGCGCGGCACACTGGCCGAGGAGTCCGGGCGGTCGGACGGCCAGCTGACATCTCGGTGGCGGGAGATCCACGGAAGCAACAACTGGGAAGGGCTGCTGGACCCCATCGACACGGTGCTCCGGGGCGAGCTCATCCGGTACGGCGAGTTCGCGCAGGCCTGCTACGACTCCTTCGACTACGACCGCTTCTCCCGCTACTGCGGCACCTGCAAGTACCCACCGAAGAGGTTCTTCGAGGACGTCGGCCTCGCCGGCGTCGGCTACGACGTCACCCGCTACATCTACGCCACCTCCCACGTGCACCTGCCCAACTTTAGCATCGCCAAGCACAACCCCCTGGACGACCGGATGTGGAGCGAGACCGCCACCTTCATCGGCTTCATCGCCGTGTCCTCGGACGAGGAGACGGCGCGTATCGGCCGCCGGGACATCGCCGTCGCGTGGCGCGGCACCGTGACCAAGCTGGAGTGGGTGGAGGACGTGAGCGCGTTCCTGAGGCCCATCGGCCAGTACGGGATACCGTGCGAGGACCCGAGGGTGAAGGTGGAGGCGGGGTTCGCCGACCTGTACACCGGCAAGGACCCGTCGTGCAAGTTCTGCAAGTACTCGGCGCGGGAGCAGGTGCTGGCCGAGGTGCGGAAGCTGGTGGAGCTGTACGCCGGGAAGGGCGAGGAGGTGAGCGTGACGGTCACCGGCCACAGCCTCGGCAGCGCCATGGCCATGCTCAGCGCGTATGACATCGCCGAGACCGGCGCCAACGTGTCTCCGTCGGCCGACGTGAAGGCGCCGGTGTGCGTCTACTCCTTCTCCGGCCCGCGCGTGGGGAACACCTGGTTCGGGGAGCGGTTCGAGCGGGAGCTGGGCATCAAGGCGCTGCGCATCCTCAACGTGCATGACACAGTGCCCAAGGTTCCCGGCATCTTGACGGAGGCGTTCGTCCCCATGCCGCTGCTGCGGTTGGCGGACGCGCTGGGGCTTCCCAGCGTCTACTCCCACATCGGCGTCCTGCTAGCGCTGGACCACGAGGTGTCGCCGTTCCTCAAGCGCACCTTCGACCTCGCGTGCTACCACAACCTGGAGGCGCACCTCCACCTGCTCGACGGATACACCGGCCGCGGCAAGGAGTTCCAGCTCGGCGGGAGAGACCCGGCGCTCGTGAACAAGGCCGCAGACTTCCTCAAGGACGAGCACATGGTGCCGGCCGGCTGGCGGCAGGAGCTCAACAAGGGCATGGTCAGGACGGACGAAGGCAAGTGGACGCTGCCGCACCGCCCCAGGGACGTCGAGGAGCACCCGGATGACACCGACCTCCACCTCGCGCAGCTaggcctcgccgtcgccgccgccgccacctga